From Saccharomycodes ludwigii strain NBRC 1722 chromosome IV, whole genome shotgun sequence, one genomic window encodes:
- the ILV6 gene encoding acetolactate synthase regulatory subunit (similar to Saccharomyces cerevisiae YCL009C | ILV6 | IsoLeucine Valine) codes for MIRSSGNTITNKLLSSSIQLFVAKRLKSSSSSTSALAYKQLHKNKNIPPLPTLETPSWNASSAVSSILYETPAPSKTVRKQHVLNCLVQNEPGVLSRISGTLAARGFNIDSLIVCNTEVSDLSRMTLTLKGQDGVIEQARRQIEDLVPVYAVLDYTQSDIIKRELLLARVSLLGAEYFEDLIHHHNERAANSNDNTVTDNIRNQLYHPSNLPLSEVLRLKHEHLNGITNLVKNFGGKVVDISETNCIVELSAKPSRISAFLKLVEPFGVLEVARSGMMAVPRTPVNADGNEEELEKEISEIVDTTQLPPG; via the coding sequence ATGATCAGATCTAGTGGAAACACCATTACTAACAAGTtgttatcatcatcaattCAATTGTTTGTTGCCAAAAGATTGAAGTCATCTTCATCCTCCACATCAGCTTTGGCTTATAAGCAACTACACAAGAACAAAAACATTCCACCATTACCAACGCTGGAAACACCTTCATGGAACGCTTCTTCAGCAGTATCTTCTATCTTATATGAAACACCTGCTCCCTCCAAAACAGTAAGAAAGCAACATGTTCTAAATTGTTTGGTACAAAATGAACCAGGTGTTTTGTCTCGTATTAGTGGTACATTAGCTGCACGTGGTTTCAACATTGATTCATTAATTGTTTGCAACACCGAAGTATCTGATTTAAGTAGGATGACACTTACTCTAAAAGGACAAGATGGCGTGATTGAACAAGCTAGGCGTCAAATTGAAGATTTGGTTCCAGTCTATGCCGTCTTGGATTATACTCAAAGCGATATAATTAAGAGAGAATTATTACTAGCCAGAGTTTCCTTGTTGGGTGCTGAATATTTTGAAGATTTGATTCATCACCACAATGAAAGAGCCGCAAATTCCAATGATAATACTGTTACTGATAATATTAGAAACCAGCTATATCATCCAAGTAACTTACCATTAAGTGAAGTTTTAAGATTGAAACATGAACATTTGAATGGTATCACTAACTTGGTTAAAAACTTTGGCGGTAAAGTTGTTGATATCAGCGAGACAAACTGTATTGTTGAATTAAGTGCCAAACCCAGTCGTATTTCTGcctttttgaaattagtTGAACCATTTGGTGTCTTGGAAGTTGCAAGAAGTGGTATGATGGCTGTGCCAAGAACTCCAGTTAATGCTGATGGTAATGAAGAAGAACTAGAGAAGGAAATCAGCGAAATTGTTGATACTACTCAATTACCACCTGGTTAG
- the MRP7 gene encoding mitochondrial 54S ribosomal protein bL27m (similar to Saccharomyces cerevisiae YNL005C | MRP7 | Mitochondrial Ribosomal Protein), with translation MLISFLLKSRTSVSNNNNNIFQQIRTATKRASGSKTSMKDSAGRRLGPKKVDGQLVKPGEIIMRQRGTKFYPGENVGIGKDHTIFATEPGYVKFYMDPFHPERKFIGVALKKELSLPTPHFAPRVRRFGHAVITDEAQALKEEQSLSRKEFLAKDIILKELKERELKRDNLRKTFAKRITNDKILTEPKLLPLATEYLLFLRTSLKNGFDLKKAQYNTFYHFQFKSKLNGELRIVEDDLLTVSNNLNKNYTFNNKLELIRAISGEERLKAKNELIDELNKLQPITSKENKKKCIKLFEKACDLMSLSEEVHLRRKFLKPVQPETVGVVSEASKKTVTIRRYNYEKRKVDTIIRSKEAFLSKI, from the coding sequence atgttgatctcgtttttattaaaatctaGAACCAGTGttagtaataacaacaacaatattttcCAGCAAATACGTACTGCTACCAAAAGAGCTTCAGGTTCGAAGACTTCTATGAAAGATTCAGCTGGTCGTAGACTAGGTCCAAAGAAAGTTGATGGTCAATTGGTGAAGCCAGGTGAGATTATTATGAGACAAAGAGGTACCAAATTCTATCCGGGTGAAAATGTTGGCATTGGTAAAGATCATACTATTTTTGCTACTGAGCCAGGCTATGTCAAGTTTTATATGGATCCATTTCATCCAGAAAGAAAATTCATCGGTGTAGcgttaaaaaaagaattaagtCTACCAACCCCACATTTTGCTCCAAGAGTTAGGAGATTCGGCCATGCAGTTATTACAGATGAGGCACAAGctttaaaagaagaacaaaGTTTAAGCAGAAAAGAGTTTTTAGccaaagatattattttgaaagaattaaaagaacGTGAATTGAAAAGAGATAATCTAAGGAAAACTTTTGCTAAGAGAATAactaatgataaaatattaacggAGCCAAAGTTATTACCACTGGCCACCgaatatttattgtttttaagaACCAGTCTAAAAAATGGGTtcgatttaaaaaaagcaCAATACAATACGTTTTATCATTTCCAATTTAAATCTAAGTTGAATGGTGAGCTTAGGATTGTAgaagatgatttattaacaGTGAGCAACAATTTAAACAAGAACTACACATTTAATAACAAGTTGGAATTAATTAGAGCCATTAGTGGAGAAGAAAGGTTAAAGGCGAAAAATGAATTGATTGATGAATTAAATAAGCTGCAACCTATCACtagtaaagaaaataagaaGAAAtgtattaaattatttgaaaaagcGTGTGATCTAATGAGTTTGAGTGAAGAAGTTCATTTACGCAGAAAGTTCTTAAAACCAGTTCAACCAGAGACTGTTGGTGTTGTTTCTGAGGCCTCTAAAAAAACTGTCACCATTAGACGTTATAATTatgagaaaagaaaagtagACACCATCATCAGGAGCAAAGAAGCATTTCTAAGTAAGATCTGA
- a CDS encoding uncharacterized protein (similar to Saccharomyces cerevisiae YAL051W | OAF1 | Oleate-Activated transcription Factor (paralog of YOR363C | PIP2)): protein MVKKTKENTSITSTTTTRKKRDHGKSCLVCRKRKIKCDKTKPVCLACVKHKSAMDCTYNNTKFKTENKSIGINTATTSTIPVKHNVENDDGTTTHIKISTNNKNLAVPAPIFDNNNNVDSINNTNKKIFSKSCAKGTTSKSGMKNNSTDKIGSAISSSGFLKSYVPSSNVLFTTDSNGNVMEYNENNGSTDKNIHDNGLPANSRTVEDTRKVLVSFNTDQNHRTISKKVFRSVRKQRMLKEFVELKNRFDLLENLLLASLQEQQEEDEEEEEKQQQQQRQPHPESIIYNQPQIQQSIVRSQYSSSANTPTNWNGLTDSCEDDPELFLADPQYGLADLPKMNFYDGYEQVSELCNRLTFSGPLAFISVCKRDPFAFVLVTMITKTRHEIARRFETKTQEKYARLRVTTRYITQQFNIDPKVSVQSPISVTHNNSFNSSTANENDNEHITNDPPLTTSELSIIPPHSTTNSNTNRNNNCTKKKQYSINTGKDMQNSLSVEDNILNKRDNFTTKQRNDSNRGNVTTYNTRSKRTNDDIDDKLIVSNRKKNKTTAEETVITVDKDNTNNCKQNNVSEEEEEEGEEEEEEEEGGAYRNYGKTDNVKSLNNEVDSTPQHKEEIMLNKTNRTEYNNETNSIMSSVNQTESPYSGKKNINNSSNNTNKDSNNNNVPDNTSDLQIKGEGGKVVETVFEQKLLENEGLDEMDSIFQEGKIANNPLSVENLINKHNHLGNRNRLNSEPHSQNSNKNDFFSTNISGRSNTIATLTAKDNTLRDSSNSSQKTLAEFKSNSAPDIKILNTKSQNSTNPITNILASSNTKGMRKSLSEHGVLTDNADNSISGSSNKLAAYNNSDNYDDKTAKGNTSTGKTPDEDLYLWRTLDSVLTAIQEQSNNISTNGNSQAASSSKTVTERVPEMIFGQNSISKGKQELEVLMRIRSILPSSKIIWMHIDNYFRSPIHGLFPILNEDWFREVMQTIIGLDTSSDQQPKVNADKRFDISKLGSLLIVLRLSYMSYPESIDLCKTEEERFIISHPIDKEFIDVAQMCLNLFKMMRKGVLPVLHCALLLRVYRRFAEDDGDIVDGTDSETFTGLLVKIATSIGLNTDVAKSNWVKDYAMYVDQWRKCWYIIYFFDFYEALNTGNTFSIDITTFDTKLPEYQMDPATGEYPNFVLNPHLDDVVVCNFQKNFQMTLICRNVLNSITNKRSKVSLIELQSNVNKLDNFIRREYGSNLKIIVDMPITDLPSSVKKINCFKTFVDCNSLIFMVYVHMFIHIDKHIGTLIKNKNNNNINVKECNYNDPKNDISQHLIRLLHHYLKKFVGLYVEIEPVLILCYDSTKKGESKIEEIFGKNSKNLIIQSCEYMVIRFIQGLHVLLSRLLHLHYNYINVPDQRVNFKDQKNFDEIIPTVAKIIGCAISKLAYVNSITRLLSQKYFQVWRMSKGNRFMFSLLSDEKNNIFDRSSEINNEHRQDFSNIPTAHDLNPFKALPYYNTFLYYSLKDFQEILSILSSVKWNIFSNVMEPAEIEEAYNFRDVDVKSFMNIATKRAKNTDRNKKTKKKREKKNSSGSSEPIISTNMDKNNIDGQSIGGGKKPDKANGATSFTGISCDNKPESPSRSTFNNLTSSFSDPHSNCPPKIDDAIESEDFEGKQQAKQNDSSSSITPTTVETQMNLPIDEIDQFWFNTVLNQTNNNLFWSKESGFTDNLHPILQQQQQQEPRETESIFDECIPASVSNDGQKFEQSIAELQEGDVSLKQSPSQQQQKTLKIGSEFQFSEDGIRKPLQSVKYYPSESEHVSGGDNPIYKYDATAGVGLDELFNNKYLLRAHVLQKIQDLKNIAIVNPPTYHRGQATNIDAKADNPKKRKAVVNDNSVLDDDNKISKSATNVDRVNNIDSNGDQRTSNGLVTEPNPTTSNNHSIETPSNANYGRFDPTMLQDLFNTDLFFPNPNPYFGDDI, encoded by the coding sequence atggtaaaaaaaacaaaagaaaatacaTCCATTACTTCTACCACTACTACTcgtaaaaaaagagatcATGGTAAATCATGTTTAGTATGCcggaaaagaaaaattaaatgtgATAAGACAAAGCCGGTATGTCTAGCTTGTGTCAAACATAAATCTGCCATGGATTGTACTTATAACAAtactaaatttaaaacgGAAAATAAGTCAATAGGCATTAACACTGCTACTACTTCTACCATTCCTGTCAAGCATAACGTTGAGAATGATGATGGAACCACAACacatattaaaatatctacaaacaataaaaatcttGCAGTACCCGCACCCATAtttgataacaataataatgtcgatagtattaataacaccaacaaaaaaatattttcaaaaagttGTGCAAAGGGTACCACTTCAAAAAGTGGCATGAAAAATAACAGTACGGACAAAATAGGGTCTGCTATTTCATCGTCAGGATTCCTCAAAAGTTATGTTCCCAGTTCAAATGTGTTATTTACTACAGATTCAAACGGCAATGTCATGGAATACAACGAAAATAACGGCTCCACtgacaaaaatatacacGATAACGGATTGCCTGCTAATTCCCGGACTGTCGAAGACACCAGAAAAGTACTTGTAAGTTTTAATACGGACCAGAACCACAGAactatttccaaaaaagtttttagaAGCGTTAGAAAACAAAGAATGTTGAAGGAATTCGTCGAGTTGAAAAATAGGTTTGACCTGTTAGAAAATCTACTATTAGCCTCCCTTCAAGAACAACAGGAAgaggatgaagaagaagaagaaaaacaacaacaacaacaacgtCAACCCCATCCGGaatcaataatttataatcaaCCACAAATTCAACAGTCGATAGTGAGAAGTCAGTATAGCAGTTCTGCTAATACCCCCACCAACTGGAACGGTTTAACTGACAGTTGCGAAGATGATCcagaattatttttggcTGACCCTCAATATGGATTAGCAGACCTTCCCAAAATGAACTTTTACGATGGGTATGAACAGGTTAGCGAGCTATGTAATAGATTAACGTTTTCGGGACCATTAGCCTTTATATCTGTTTGTAAAAGGGACCCATTTGCATTTGTATTAGTCACCATGATCACCAAAACAAGACACGAAATCGCAAGACGCTTTGAGACAAAAACACAAGAGAAATATGCTAGGCTAAGGGTGACTACTAGGTATATCACCCAACAATTCAATATTGATCCGAAAGTTAGTGTCCAATCGCCAATTAGCGTGActcataataatagttttaaTAGTAGTACTGCAAATGAAAATGACAATGAGCATATTACCAATGATCCGCCATTAACTACCAGCGAATTATCTATCATTCCACCACATTCCACCACTAATAGTAACACCAATAGAAACAACAATTgtacaaagaaaaaacaatattccATAAATACTGGCAAAGATATGCAAAATTCATTAAGTGTTGAAGACAACATACTGAATAAAAGAGATAATTTTACAACGAAGCAACGGAATGATTCTAATAGGGGGAATGTTACGACCTATAACACTAGatcaaaaagaacaaaTGATGATATTGATGATAAACTCATCGTTTctaatagaaaaaaaaataaaacaactgCAGAAGAGACTGTTATTACTGTGGACAAGGacaataccaataattgcaaacaaaataatgtttctgaagaagaagaggaagaaggagaagaagaagaagaagaagaagaaggaggGGCTTATAGAAATTATGGCAAGACAGATAATGTGAAGAGTCTTAACAACGAAGTAGATAGTACTCCTCAGCACAAGGAAGAAATTATgctaaataaaacaaacagAACCGAATACAACAACGAAACAAATTCGATAATGTCTAGCGTAAACCAGACAGAGAGCCCCTATagtgggaaaaaaaatattaacaacagtagtaataatactaataaggatagtaacaacaacaatgtGCCTGATAACACATCGGATCTCCAAATTAAAGGCGAGGGTGGTAAAGTTGTGGAGACGGTTTTTGAACAAAAACTATTAGAAAATGAAGGCTTGGATGAAATGGATTCTATTTTCCAAGAGGGTAAGATTGCTAATAACCCATTGTCTGTGGAGAAcctaataaataaacacaaCCATCTAGGGAATAGAAACAGATTAAACTCTGAACCACATTCACAAAATAGCaacaaaaatgattttttttctacaaATATTTCTGGCAGATCAAATACTATTGCCACGTTAACCGCAAAAGACAACACTTTAAGAGATTCCTCAAACTCTTCCCAAAAAACATTAGCTGAGTTTAAAAGTAACTCCGCTCCagatataaaaatactgaATACGAAATCTCAAAACTCGACAAACCCAATTACAAATATTCTTGCTTCCTCTAATACTAAAGGAATGCGGAAAAGTTTATCTGAGCACGGTGTTTTGACGGATAACGCCGATAATAGCATTTCAGGTTCTAGCAACAAACTTGCAGCTTACAATAACAGTGATAACTATGATGATAAAACGGCTAAAGGGAATACTTCGACTGGAAAAACACCCGATGAAGATCTATATTTGTGGAGAACATTAGATTCAGTCTTAACCGCGATACAAGAACAGAGCAATAATATCAGTACTAATGGAAATAGCCAAGCAGCGAGTTCATCTAAAACTGTTACTGAAAGGGTTCCGGAAATGATATTTGGTCAAAATAGTATCTCCAAGGGTAAACAAGAATTAGAGGTTTTAATGAGAATTAGATCTATTTTGCCCTCTTCAAAAATCATATGGATGCACAttgataattattttaGGTCCCCAATTCATGGGCTTTTCCCAATATTAAACGAAGATTGGTTTAGAGAGGTTATGCAGACAATTATTGGCCTAGATACATCGTCGGACCAACAACCCAAAGTCAATGCAGACAAAAGATTTGATATATCCAAGTTAGGATCACTGTTAATCGTATTAAGATTATCTTATATGTCATATCCCGAATCCATTGATCTGTGCAAGACTGAAGAAGAAAGGTTTATTATATCCCATCCAATTGACAAAGAATTTATTGACGTTGCTCAGATGTGTTTGAACCTTTTCAAGATGATGCGAAAGGGCGTTTTGCCAGTGTTGCACTGCGCCCTTTTATTGAGAGTTTATCGTCGGTTTGCTGAGGATGATGGCGACATCGTGGATGGTACAGATTCTGAAACATTTACTGGGCTATTGGTTAAAATTGCCACCTCCATTGGTTTAAACACAGATGTTGCTAAATCAAATTGGGTTAAAGATTATGCGATGTATGTTGACCAATGGAGAAAGTGCTGGTAtatcatatatttttttgatttttatgaGGCCTTAAATACAGGCAACACATTTTCTATTGATATCACCACGTTTGATACTAAATTGCCAGAGTATCAAATGGACCCAGCAACCGGAGAGTATCCAAATTTTGTGTTGAATCCACACCTGGATGACGTAGTTGTTTGTAACTTTCAGAAAAACTTCCAAATGACTTTAATTTGTagaaatgttttaaattcaatCACCAACAAAAGAAGCAAAGTTTCCTTAATTGAATTGCAATCTAACGTAAACAAATTGGATAATTTTATCAGAAGGGAATATGGCtccaatttgaaaattattgttGACATGCCGATTACTGACTTGCCCAGCAGCGTTAAGAAGATTAATTGCTTTAAAACGTTTGTGGATTGTAATTCCTTAATTTTTATGGTTTACGTACATATGTTTATTCACATTGATAAACATATTGGAACATTGATtaagaataagaataacaataatattaatgtcAAGGAGTGCAATTACAATGATccaaaaaatgatatttcaCAACATCTCATCAGATTGTTGCATCattatctaaaaaaatttgttggCTTGTATGTGGAGATCGAACCAGTCTTGATACTATGTTATGATTCTACCAAAAAGGGTGAATCCAAAATTGAGGAGATTTTTGGGAAAAActcaaaaaatttgattatCCAAAGCTGTGAATATATGGTAATTAGATTCATTCAAGGGTTGCACGTTTTACTTTCGAGATTACTACATTTGCATTACAATTACATAAATGTTCCAGACCAAAGAGTCAACTTTAAAGATcagaaaaattttgatGAGATAATTCCGACCGTTGCTAAAATTATTGGTTGTGCTATTAGTAAGTTGGCCTATGTGAACAGTATTACACGTCTATTGAGCCAAAAATACTTCCAAGTTTGGAGAATGTCTAAGGGCAATCGTTTTATGTTTTCGTTATTGAgtgatgaaaaaaataatatatttgatagGTCTTCAGAGATTAATAACGAACACAGACAGGATTTCTCCAATATACCCACTGCGCACGATTTGAATCCATTTAAAGCATTACCTTATTACAATACATTTCTTTATTACAGCCTGAAAGATTTTCAAGAAATTTTATCGATTTTGTCATCCGTCAAatggaatattttttctaatgtCATGGAGCCCGCAGAAATCGAAGAAGCTTACAATTTTAGAGATGTAGATGTGAAATCGTTCATGAATATCGCCACAAAGAGAGCTAAGAATACTGATAGAAATAagaaaactaaaaaaaaaagggaaaagaaaaattcgAGCGGAAGTTCCGAACCTATTATTTCAACAAATatggataaaaataatattgatggTCAAAGTATCGGGGGCGGAAAAAAACCTGATAAGGCTAATGGCGCTACTTCTTTTACAGGTATATCTTGCGATAATAAACCAGAAAGCCCCAGCCGTTCAACTTTTAACAATCTTACCAGCTCTTTCAGTGACCCTCATAGTAATTGTCCTCCTAAGATTGATGATGCTATCGAATCAGAAGATTTTGAGGGTAAGCAACAGGCAAAACAGAATGactcttcctcttctatCACACCCACTACGGTTGAAACACAAATGAACTTGCCCATTGATGAAATTGACCAATTTTGGTTTAACACCGTACTAAATCaaaccaacaacaatttattttggtcAAAGGAGTCTGGTTTTACAGATAATTTACATCCTAttttacaacaacaacaacaacaagaacCGCGGGAAACTGAATCGATTTTCGATGAATGTATACCAGCTTCTGTCTCTAACGACGGGCAAAAATTTGAGCAAAGCATTGCTGAACTTCAAGAGGGAGATGTATCTTTGAAGCAATCGCCAtcacagcaacaacaaaaaacattaaaaattggGAGTGAATTCCAATTTTCCGAGGATGGTATTAGAAAACCATTGCAATCAGTTAAATATTATCCATCAGAATCTGAACATGTTTCTGGTGGGGACAACCCTATTTATAAATACGATGCTACGGCTGGTGTTGGCTTAGACgaattgtttaataataaatacttGCTAAGGGCCCATGTTTTACAAAAGATCCAGGacttgaaaaatattgctATTGTGAATCCGCCGACTTACCATAGAGGACAAGCAACTAATATTGATGCTAAGGCGgataatccaaaaaaacGCAAGGCAGTTGTAAATGATAATAGTGTGTTAGATGATGATAACAAGATTAGTAAAAGCGCGACAAACGTCGACAgagttaataatattgatagTAATGGTGATCAACGAACAAGCAATGGGCTTGTTACGGAACCAAACCCTACTACCTCTAACAATCATAGCATCGAAACACCAAGTAACGCTAATTATGGGAGATTTGATCCGACAATGCTACAAGATCTTTTTAACACTGACTTATTTTTCCCTAATCCAAACCCATATTTTGGTGATGATATATAG
- the ARG4 gene encoding argininosuccinate lyase ARG4 (similar to Saccharomyces cerevisiae YHR018C | ARG4 | ARGinine requiring) has product MSNNDQESNKQKLWGGRFTGETDPLMNLYNASLPYDKIMYHVDLEGTKVYTAGLEKIGLLTKQELAKIHQGLEQIDAEWANGTFVINQATDEDIHTANERRLGEIIGRNIAGKVHTGRSRNDQVATDMRLYCRDILTKKLIPFLRNFINVIISRAREEINILMPGYTHLQRAQPIRWSHWLSSYATYFTEDYLRLTQVLERLNKSPIGAGALAGHPYGIDREFLSKNLGFAEPIGNSLTAVSDRDFVIEIMFWSSLFMNHISRFSEDLIIYSTAEFGFISLSDAYSTGSSLMPQKKNPDSLELLRGKSGRVFGEMCGFMMSMKSIPSTYNKDMQEDKEPLFDCMTTVEHSILIATGVISTLKVNKEKMEASLTMDMLATDLADYLVRKGVPFRETHHISGECVASAEKLGLSGIDKLSLDQFKGIDARFNEDVFNVFNFEQSVERRDAIGGTARSAVLKQLGNLENKLQ; this is encoded by the coding sequence ATGTCCAATAACGACCAGGAATccaataaacaaaaattatggGGTGGTAGATTTACAGGTGAAACAGACCCACTAATGAATTTATACAATGCCTCATTGCCATACGATAAAATTATGTATCACGTCGATTTAGAGGGTACTAAAGTTTACACAGCGGGTTTAGAAAAGATTGGGTTATTAACTAAACAAGAATTGGCCAAAATCCATCAAGGTTTAGAACAAATTGATGCTGAATGGGCCAATGGTACCTTTGTAATCAATCAGGCCACTGATGAAGATATACACACTGCCAATGAAAGAAGACTGGGTGAAATTATCGGCCGTAACATTGCTGGTAAAGTTCATACCGGTAGATCCCGTAATGACCAAGTTGCCACAGATATGAGATTATATTGCAGAGACATCTTgactaaaaaattaattccatttttgagaaattttataaacgttattatttctaGAGCTAGAGAAGaaatcaatattttaatgCCTGGTTACACACATTTACAAAGGGCCCAACCCATTAGGTGGAGTCATTGGTTGAGTTCTTATGCCACTTACTTTACTGAGGACTACCTTAGATTAACTCAAGTTCTTGAAAGATTGAATAAATCTCCTATAGGTGCAGGTGCTCTTGCTGGTCATCCATACGGGATTGATCGTGAATTTTTAAGTAAAAATTTAGGTTTTGCTGAACCAATTGGCAATAGTTTGACAGCAGTTTCTGACAGAGATTTTGTTATAGAAATTATGTTTTGGTCTTCCCTGTTTATGAATCATATTTCCCGTTTTTCCGaagatttaataatttattctACTGCCGAATTTGGTTTCATTTCCTTAAGTGATGCATATTCTACTGGATCATCATTAATGccccaaaaaaagaatccTGATTCATTGGAATTATTGAGGGGGAAATCAGGTAGAGTTTTCGGTGAAATGTGTGGATTTATGATGAGCATGAAATCAATTCCATCCACctataataaagatatgCAAGAAGATAAAGAACCGTTATTTGACTGTATGACTACTGTGGAGCACTCTATCTTGATTGCCACAGGTGTTATTTCCACTTTGAAAGTTAACAAGGAGAAGATGGAAGCTAGTTTGACAATGGATATGTTGGCTACCGATTTAGCAGATTATTTGGTCAGAAAAGGTGTTCCATTCAGAGAAACCCATCATATTAGTGGTGAGTGTGTAGCTTCCGCAGAAAAATTAGGTTTAAGTGGGATTGACAAGTTGAGTTTGGACCAATTTAAAGGTATTGATGCCAGATTTAATGAAGATGtatttaatgtttttaattttgaacaaAGTGTTGAAAGAAGAGACGCTATTGGTGGTACTGCTAGATCTGCAGTTTTGAAGCAATTGGgtaatttggaaaataagTTGCAATAG